ACGGCGACGGCGTGAAAACGCTTTCGGTGTCGCAACGCATGACCATCGCCAACCTGGCTTCGGAGATGGGTGCTAAAAACGCCGTTTTCCCCTGCGATGAAGTTTTGAATAAATTTCTTGGTGAAGAAACAAAAGGTGTATGGGCTGATGCCAATGCGCGCTACGCTCAGGAAATTGAAATAGACATGAACAAACTTTTCCCGGTGGTAGCAGCGCCCCATCATGTGGACAATGTGAAAGCGCTCTCGGAAGTACAAGGCACACGCATCGACCAGGCGCTGGTAGGCACGTGCACCAACGGCCGGATGGAAGACCTGAGGGAAGCCGCCGCCGTGCTCAAAGGCAAACAATTGCCCGTCACCGTACAAATGTTGGTGATTCCTGCTTCCCGCGAAATCTATCTGGAAGCGCTCAAAGAAGGTGTCATTGAAATACTCATCGAAGCCGGCGCTCAGGTGCTTTCGACTTCGTGTGGCCCGTGTCTGGGCACAGGCCAGGGAATTCCCGCCGACGGTTACAATGTAATTTCTACCGCCAACCGCAACTTCAAAGGGCGCATGGGCAACAAAGAATCCAGCATTTATCTGGCTTCGCCGGCAGCCGTGGCCTGGTCGGCACTCAAAGGTGAGATCACCGACCCGCGCGGCATCCGTGCCAACGATGTGTTTCCCTACCAGCGCGAGCAAAGCGCTACCGTGGAAGTTGCCGCCACCGATGACCGCTACACCGACAGCATCTGGAACTACGCCGACGTGGACAACCTCAACACCGACCAGATGTTTGCCGGAAACCTGACCTACACCGTGCTTTCGTCGGAAGCAGAAAAGATACTTCCTTATCTTTTTAAAGGTTTCGACGATAGCTTTTCGGAACGCGCGCAGCAAAACGACATCATCATCGCCGGCGCCAACTTTGGCTGCGGGAGCTCCCGTGAGCATCCAGCAGTAGGATTGGCACACATCGGCATCAAAGCAGTGATTTGTAAATCGGTAAACCGGATATTCTATCGCTCGGCAGTAAACCAGGGATTGCCCATCATCATTCTGCCCGAGGCTGTGGATGCTTATCATCAGGGCGACGAAACTAAAATTGATTTCGAAAAAGGAACCGTTACCATCGCTGGTAAAGAATTCCATTTTGCCCCCCTACCCGACAAGCTGATGAAGATATTCGATGCTAAGGGTTTGGTGAACTATATCAAGGAAACTGTTTGATTTTTAAGTTTCAAACAAAACATACATAGGCGGATAGGTTCAGCCTAGGCTGGTTTCGACATCGCTCAACCACAGCCTAAGCTGAATCTATTTTTGCAGGCTGAGCCTCGTCCAAACCCTAAGCCTCGTCCAAACTCAGAGTCAAATAATTGCGGAATACCTGGACGGCTGGTCATTTTAATACATACCATTTTATTTCCAAAGCCACAGGTAATTTACTTCCGAAAACGCGCGCAAAACAATTGAAATAAAAAACTGTTATCCCACAGTCAACAACAGCTTTTTTTATAAAAATAAATGAAGAAATCCTTCAAGATACTGGGCATCATCATCGCAATAGTGGTTGCCTACCTCATAGTTTTACAGCTTTACCCCAAAAATGCAGGACGTTTTCCGTTTCTGGTTGTCTTGTTTTTTGGCGACTATTATTTGTGGCGCTCCATCCGCGAATGGATGCAACGCAAAGGCGAAGCACTGCGGTATTTTCTTACAATGCTTTACTGGGTTCCTTTTGCAATGATCGTCGGCGCTACCCTTGCTCTCCTGGCTTTTCCTAATTTGACATGGAACCGCCCCACCGAGATTTATTTCTATGGGTTCATCTTCGTTGCGTACGTTTCTAAATTCATTCCCATCCTGTTTTTGCTTTTGGCTGATGTTATCCGCGGTCTGCGCTATTTGCTCTTTAAGACACGCGCAGTACGTCGGGAAAGCACGCCCGACGGGGAAACCAAGCGTATAACAAGAAGCGAGTTCCTGAAAACCACCGGACTCATTGGCGGTGGGTTGCTTTTCAGCGGATTGATGGCAGGCATGGTAAAATGGGCTTTTGATTTCAAAATACATCGCCATCAGGTGCTTTTGCCAAATTTGCCCATTTCCTTCGACAGGCTTCGCATCATTCAGATTTCGGATATCCATCTGGGTAGTTGGGCCAGTAAGCAGGCATTGCGCGAAGCCATCCATCGCATCAACGAGCTGGAGCCGGACCTTATATTTTTCACCGGCGACCTGGTAAACAATAAAACCGATGAAACCGCTCCTTTTGAAGATATTCTGGGCGAGTTGAAAGCTGCATCAGGCATCTATGCCACCCTGGGCAACCACGACTACGGTGACTATGTGCGCTGGCCGAGCAAAGCTGCCAAGCAAGAAAATATGCAGCAGCTCTATGATCTTTATAAAAGATTGGGATGGGAATTGCTCAACAACGAAAACCGGATTTACGACAACGGCGATGGTAAGCTGGCGGTGATCGGCGTAGAAAACTGGGGCGACTTCGGAAGCTTTCCCAAACATGGCGACCTCGACAAAGCCATCGTCGGCGCCGAAGATGCCCGTGTGAAGCTGTTGCTTTCGCACGACCCTTCACACTGGGACAAAGTGGTGACAGAGCGTTTCCGCGACATCGACATCACCTTTGCCGGCCACACCCACGGCTTCCAGTTTGGCATCGAAATAAAAAATATAAAATGGAGTCCGGCACAGTACGTCTATAAACACTGGGCTGGCATGTACGAGCGTTTTTCGCCTGAATCGCAACTGCAGCGCCTCTACGTAAATCGCGGCCTGGGCAACATCGGCTATCCCGGCCGGGTGGGCATCCTCCCCGAAATTACACTGATGGAGCTGGTGAAGGGGTAGGAATCGAGAAGCCTAGTTTTAATAAAATTCAGAAAAACACCTCCCCCTCAAAAATACCCAGCCGGCACAAAATCGGATTATCCGCTCTGCCGCTCCTTGAGTTGATAAAATACGCCCCGCTGCTGCTCTATGGTTTCGATTTTATTGTCGGCGTCGAGCACATCCAGATATTTATTCACTTCGTTGATGTGCATGCCCAGGATGCTCGTCAGATCGTGGACTGTACATGGCCTACGGGCAATGGTTTCGAGTATGGCGGCTTCGGCATCTTTTCGATACGACTGCACTTCGGTTCGTTGCTTGGCTGCGGCAATGATTTCGACATTCGGGAGCTGCCAGAAGTCAACCACACGCTGCAACTCTTCGCGGGTAGCTCCCCGTAATCCGGTGATGGTGCCGGGGCGGTCGAGCGTGTTGATTTGTATGGAGTCGGGCTTGATTTTCAAAATGGCATTTTTGATCCCGGTAAGTTCCGGCTCATCATCATTGTAGCCGGGCAGGATGAATATCTCCAACCAAATCTTCCCTTTAAATTCCTTTCTGAATTCAACCAATCCGTCGATGTATTTTTCGACGCTGAGATTTTCGTGGGGTCGGTTTATTTTTCTAAAAGCCTCGTCGGTGGCAGCATCGAGTGAGGGGAGCACAACATCAGCACCTACAATTGCATCGCGAACGTTTTTATCATAAAACAGCGTGGCATTGGTCAAAACCGCCACCGGGATTGCAGGCTTGTTTTCTTTTATAAACTGCAGGATTTCGCCAATATGAATATTCAACGTGGGCTCACCCGACCCCGAGAAGGTGATAAAATCAGGATCAGGATTGTTGTTGAAATAATCCGTCAGCTCCTCTTTTATCCTGGCCATTTTGAGGTATTCCTTTCGGTCGATGGTGAGCTTGGTGGTTTTGCCCACTTCGCAATAGACGCAATCGAGCGTGCACACTTTGCGGGGAACCAGATCGACGCCAAGCGAAATTCCAAGCCTGCGCGATGGCACAGGGCCAAATAGATATTTGTACATGAAAGGTGGTTTTCTTTTAGTTTAACTAGGGAACTCAATCAATAAATCTCAAAATCAAAAACTCAATAACCAGGTTTCGAAAAGCTGGCTTCGACTTGGTTCGGCTCCGCTCACCAACCGACGCTCAGCCACCACAACCAGCGGCAATACTAAAGAAACGAAATGAATCGCTATCCTTAACTTTGGATTGTGGCTTTTGGGATTTATTTGTCAATTGATATTTGTGTTTTGTAATTTGAACACTAATTGTATTGTATCCTCAGCTCCTCATTGGTTAGCGTAGGTTTTATCAGCTCCTGCCACATATCTCCACGCCAGGTTTCGAGGTTTTGATGGGTGTCGTAATATTTCTGGGGGATTGGATGCGTACCCACCACCACTTTTATTTTGTACTTCTCTTCGATAAACCTTTTGAAATAATTGACCGAACGACACGGCGGATAGCCGACCACCATTCCGGTGGCAAGATGAATTACTTCAGCGCCGTTTTTGATCATTTCGGCAGCGGCGTATTCGATGTTTCCACCGGGGCAGCCGCCACAACTGGTGTATCCTACAACTTCAAGCTCTTCGGCAGGATCGTAAATATCAAAAGCTCCTTCACGGTTTTTCACGGCTTTAAAGCATTTTCCACCAGCACAGCTCTTGTATCTGTTGCAAATAATGATTCCTATTTTCATCTGTCTGTTTTTTTATGAATGAAGGTGTAAAGGTAGAAAATATTCTCGCGCAAACTTTCTTTCATTTTTTGACATGATTTTTCAAAATTGATGATGCCGCCCGGTTGGTGCTTTTACCGATTTCGCAACCAATATCATAGCGCTTTGCGCCATGCTAATGATCCCCCCCCATGGGGGCTATGATGCCATTTTTTTCAAACAAGGGGGTCAAAAAGGACTGATGTCGTTTTTTATAAATAATCCTCAAAATAAAGATAGAACCATCGCTTCATTTGCAGGGCTGTGAACGCCAATCGGTAGACATCGAATTTTTAAAATATTGATGCTAATCCAAAATAAATTATCCCGGGCAAACAAAAAGGAGCTACCCACAGGCAGTCCTTTTTTTTAATAAATATAACATGACTTTTTACCCAATTGAAATGGTTTTTTTTTGGGTTTTTGTTTTGGGGTTTACTCTTCTTATGCCGATTTATTCAAAAGGCAAAACTCCGGAAAACAAAAAAGCGACCCTCGCAGGTCGCTTTTTTTAATATTCAAAAACCATCTCGCAACGCGTCTGGTTGCGACAGGATGATATTAGCGGGCGTATTTGAAATCTTTGCCAGGATAATAAGCTGCGCTGCCCAGTCCTTCTTCTATGCGCATGAGCTGGTTGTATTTTGCAACGCGGTCGGTACGGCTTGCTGAACCGGTTTTTATCTGCCCGGTGTTGAGAGCAACGGCCAGGTCAGCAATAGTGGTATCTTCGGTTTCGCCCGAACGGTGGCTCACTACGGCAGTGTAGCTATTGCGATAAGCAAGATTAACGGCTTCGATGGTTTCGGTAAGTGTACCGATCTGGTTAACCTTTATCAGGATCGAGTTGGCGGTCTTTTTATCGATACCTTCCTGCAGGCGTTTGGTACTAGTAACAAAAATGTCGTCGCCCACGAGCTGAATTTTGCTACCCATGCGCTGATTCATCAGATGCCAGCCATCCCAGTCGTCTTCGTCCATTCCGTCTTCGATAGAGATAATAGGATAGCGTGTAATCCAGTCGTTCCAGAAATCGACCATTTGTGCTGGTGTGAGCTTTTCACCGGTTGATTTCTTCAGATGGTATTTGTTCTCGTCCTTCAGGAAATATTCGCTTGCAGCGGGGTCGAGCGCCATGTAGATATCTTCGCCTGGTCTGTAACCGGCTTTCTCGATAGCTTGCAGGATAAGCGTCACAGCCTCTTCGTTGGACTTAAGGTTGGGAGCAAATCCGCCTTCGTCGCCAACGTTGGTAGAATAACCACTTTTTTTAAGCACGGCTTTAAGCTGATGAAATACTTCGGCGCCCATGCGGATAGCTTCGGTAAAAGTAGGTGCATTGACAGGCATGATCATAAACTCCTGAAAGTCGATGCTGTTGTCGGCATGTGATCCGCCGTTCATGATGTTCATCATGGGGATGGGAAGTGTGTTGGCACCAACGCCACCAATGTAGCGATAGAGCTGCTGACCAGTTTCGATGGCAGCGGCTTTGGCACAAGCCAGAGACACGCCAAGAATAGCATTAGCACCCAGGTTTCCTTTGTTGGGTGTTCCGTCGAGTCCGATCATCTTGCGATCGATCTCTACCTGATCGAGCACGTATTCACCGATGAGTTCATCACTGATGATATTATTGACGTTGTGAACGGCTTTTAAAACACTTTTTCCAAGATAGTTATCTTTTTCGCCGTCGCGTAATTCCACAGCTTCGTGCACTCCGGTGGAGGCACCTGAAGGCACGGCAGCACGACCTACCACGCCATTATCTGTTAATACTTCTACTTCCACAGTGGGATTGCCACGCGAGTCGAGAATTTGTCGTGCGTGGATATTTGCAATTGTACTCATAAAAATTATTTTTGATGATTTATACTACATAAAAAAGGATAAAGCAACGACATCGCCTTATCCTTTTATAATTTTTAACCTTCAAAAGGTTACTCTTTTTTGGTGCTTTCGTCGTCGTTTTCAGGTTCCTGTTCGGTTTCAGCCTGCTGCTGATCAGTTTGCTCAGCAACATCTTCAACTTCCTCAGGTTGCTGATCGGCAGGAGTGGATTCTGTTTCTTCCATTTCTTTTTCTTCCTCTTCAGCTTCAGCGACAACTACAGGCGTCTCTTCTTCTTTAGCCGGAGCAACAGCTACAGGCTTTTCTTCTTCAGCTTTGGCCTGTGGTTTGTTTTTCTCTTCGGTTTTGGCTTTGGGAACTGCGACAGGAGCTACTGTATCGGCACCACTTTTTTTGCGGCGGCGACGACGACCTGTTGATTTCTCTTCGACTTTTCCACCTCCGAGCAGGTTCTCGTTGTAATCTACCAGTTCCATCATGCACATTTCGGCGTTGTCACCTTCACGGGTGCCAAGTCTTATGATGCGGGTGTATCCGCCGGGACGGTCGGCAACTTTAACAGATACTTCGCGGAAAAGCTCTGTCACAGCTTCTTTGCTTTGCAGATGACTGAATACCATCCGGCGCGAGTGCGTAGTGTCGGTCTTGGAGCGCGTTATCAATGGTTCGACATAAATCCGCAATGCTTTGGCTTTGGCCACGGTGGTGGTGATTCGCTTGTGCAAAATGAGCGAGGTGGCCATGTTGGACAACATCGCGCGGCGGTGGGAACTGGTTCTGCTTAAATGATTAAATTTCTTACGGTGTCTCATCTTACAATTATTCCTTGTCTAATTTATACTTCGAAGTATTCATTCCAAACTCCAGATTTTTGGATTTCACCAGCTCTTCGAGTTCAGTAAGTGATTTCTTACCAAAGTTGCGAAACTTCAGCAGATCGTTTTTGTTGAAAACCACCAGGTCGCCAAGTGTTTCTACATCAGCAGCCTTCAAGCAGTTGAGTGCGCGCACCGAGAGATCCAGATCGAGCAGCTTGGTCTTGAGCAACTGCCGGACGTGAAGTGAGTTCTCGTCAAATTCTTCGCTAACATTTTTCTCCTCGGTCTCCAGTGCTATTTTTTCGTCGGAGAAGAGCATGAAATGATAGATAAGAATGCGGGCTGCCTCTTTGAGTGCATCTTTGGGATGGATAGATCCATCGGTAAGAATCTCGATAATGAGTTTTTCGTAGTCGGTTTTTTGTTCTACCCTGAAGTCCTCCACATCGAAATTGACGTTGCGGATAGGCGTATGAATGGAATCCATAGCGATAGTGCCTATGAGTGCATTCATATCCTTATTTTCTTCGGCAGGCACATAACCACGCCCTTTATTGATGCTGAGTTCCAGCGACAGCTTAACATTAGGATCCATCGTACAGATCACTATTTCGGGATTGAGCACCTGAAACACCGACAAGTATTTATTGATGTCGCCGGCTTTAAACTCTTCCTGTCCTGAGATAACGATGTGTACTTTTTCGGCGTTGGTATCGTCGACGAGTTTCTTAAAACGAATTTGTTTCAAGTTAAGAATCATCTCGCTTACATCTTCCACCACGCCTTTGATGGTAGAGAACTCCTGCTCCACCCCCTCAATACGGACGTTGGTTATGGCAAAACCCTCGAGCGAAGACAAAAGAATGCGGCGCAGTGTGTTACCAATGGTAATGCCAAAACCGGGTTCAAGGGGGCGAAACTCAAAAGATCCACGGTAGTCATCCGATTCGATCATGATCACTTTTTCGGGCTTCTGAAATGCTAATATTGCCATGATATAAACCTTTGGTTTTTTGTTTTAAATAAAAAAATAAAAAATCTATTACGCTTACTTAGAATAGAGCTCTACGATGAGTTGCTCGTTGATATTCTCAGGAATATCACTTCTTTCGGGATAGTTCAACAATTTCCCGGAAAGTTTCTCTTCGTCCCACTCCAGCCAGGGGTAAGGATTGGTGCGCGAAGACAATGCTTCGCTGATAACCTCGAGTGATTTGCTACGCTCGCGGATGCCTACAATGTCGCCGGGTCGTACAGCAAACGAAGGAATATTCACAACTTCGTTATTGACCACGATGTGTTTGTGACCAATGAGCTGACGGGCTGCTGCACGGGTAGGAGCTATTCCAAAGCGGTATACCAGGTTGTCGAGGCGTGTTTCGATGAACTGCAACAAGACTTCGCCGGTAACGCTACGTTTTTGCGCAGCTTTCGTAAAGGTATTTCTAAACTGCTTCTCCAGAATACCATAGGTGTATTTGGCCTTCTGTTTTTCAGCCAGCTGAAGCCCGTATTCCGACTCTTTCTTTCTACGCCTGGTTTGCCCATGCTGTCCGGGAGGATATTTTTTCTTCTCGAAGGATTTATCAGCACCGAAAAGTGGCTCGTTAAACTTACGCGAGATGCGCGTTTTTGGCCCAATGTATCTTGCCATTTTTATCTATAATTAAATTTCTAACAAACAAATATCTTAAACTCTTCTTCTTTTAGGCGGGCGGCAACCATTGTGAGGCAAAGGCGTAACGTCGTTAATCTCGGTTACTTCGATGCCAGCAGAGTGGAGGGTACGAATGGCCGATTCGCGACCGGAGCCGGGGCCTTTCACATACACTTTTACTTTGCGCAAGCCTGCATCGAAAGCTACTTTGGAGCAATCTTCGGCGGCAGTTTGTGCTGCATAAGGTGTGTTTTTCTTCGAACCTCTGAAACCCATTTTCCCTGATGACGACCAGGATATTACCTGCCCGACATTGTTGGTAAGGGTAACAATGATGTTGTTGAAAGAAGCGCTGATGTATGCTCTTCCGTATGGTTCAACTTTCACAACCCGTTTCTTGGTTGTTTTTCCTGTTTTAGCTGATTTTGCCATTTTCTATTTATTTCTTACTTAATTTTCGCAAAAACAATATCCCGAACAAGCATCAACCGGTTGGTGCTTTCTTTTTGTTAGCAACAGTTTTCTTGCGGCCTTTACGGGTACGTGCGTTATTTTTGGTTGATTGCCCACGCAGGGGTAATCCCAAACGATGGCGGATACCACGGTAAGTACCGATGTCCATGAGCCGTTTAATGTTCATCTGCACTTCAGAGCGCAGTGCACCTTCCACTTTGTACTCATCGGAAATCAGGCCGCGGATCTTGTTTTGTTCGTCATCGTTCCAGTCCTGAACCTTTTTGTCGAGGTCTACTTCGGCTCTTACCAGTATCTCGGTAGCCAGGCTACGGCCGATACCGTGGATGTAAGTTAGCGAAACGACACCGCGCTTGTTCTTTGGTATGTCAACACCTGCAATACGTGCCATAATGTTATCCTTGTTTTAATAAAATTAGTTACTATCCTTGTCTTTGCTTTAACTTAGGATTTTTTTTGTTAATGATGTAAAGCCTGCCTTTACGACGCACGATCTTACAATCTGCGGTTCTCTTTTTAATTGAAGCTCTTACTTTCATGACTAATTGTGTGTGTTACTTGTATCTGAATGTAATTCGTCCTTTTGTCAAATCATACGGCGACATAGCAATCTTCACGCGGTCGCCAGGCAGTATCTTGATGTAGTGCATGCGCATTTTACCAGAGATGTGAGCTGTGATTACGTGCCCATTCTCGAGTTCCACGCGAAACATGGCATTACCCAATGATTCTACTACTGTTCCGTCCTGCTCGATGATAGGTTGCTTGGCCATAAAATTTTTTATCGTATTCTATTTAATTAATTTTTAGTTTTCAATGCTTGTTCGATGTAGTCGAAAGTCGAAAGTATTTCGGCTTTGCCGCGTCGCACCACCACGTCGTGTTCGAAGTGTGCTGATGGTGTTCCATCGTGGGTGCGTATTGTCCACCCGTCGCGCTGCTGAAACACTTTTTTGCCGCCCAGGTTAATCATTGGCTCAATGGCTATCACCATTCCTTCGCGCAACTCTTTGCCTTTTCCGCGTCGGCCAAAATTGGGCACCTCGGGAGGCTCATGCAAATTCCGTCCTAAACCGTGACCAACCAAATCGCGAACAACGCCATAACCAAAACCTTCAACATAGGTTTGTATTGCATAGCCAATGTCGCCAACACGGTTTCCGGCAACCGCAGCCTCTATTCCCAGGTACAACGATTCGCGTGTACGCTGCAGCAAG
This genomic window from Bacteroidales bacterium contains:
- a CDS encoding aconitase/3-isopropylmalate dehydratase large subunit family protein, with protein sequence MQGRTFVEKIFDAPAGSIVFKKPDLILTHDNTASIDATFKKMNGQRVADPDQLLIVLDHNAPPTSSKLANQYQQVRDIVKEQGISKFYDIGRGICHQIMSYHARPGMVVVGSDSHTCTAGAFNAFAAGIDRTESAGLWRQGETWFRVPETLKITLNGKLPAGVFAKDLSLWIIGMIGSSGADYMSIEYHGDGVKTLSVSQRMTIANLASEMGAKNAVFPCDEVLNKFLGEETKGVWADANARYAQEIEIDMNKLFPVVAAPHHVDNVKALSEVQGTRIDQALVGTCTNGRMEDLREAAAVLKGKQLPVTVQMLVIPASREIYLEALKEGVIEILIEAGAQVLSTSCGPCLGTGQGIPADGYNVISTANRNFKGRMGNKESSIYLASPAAVAWSALKGEITDPRGIRANDVFPYQREQSATVEVAATDDRYTDSIWNYADVDNLNTDQMFAGNLTYTVLSSEAEKILPYLFKGFDDSFSERAQQNDIIIAGANFGCGSSREHPAVGLAHIGIKAVICKSVNRIFYRSAVNQGLPIIILPEAVDAYHQGDETKIDFEKGTVTIAGKEFHFAPLPDKLMKIFDAKGLVNYIKETV
- a CDS encoding metallophosphoesterase; the protein is MKKSFKILGIIIAIVVAYLIVLQLYPKNAGRFPFLVVLFFGDYYLWRSIREWMQRKGEALRYFLTMLYWVPFAMIVGATLALLAFPNLTWNRPTEIYFYGFIFVAYVSKFIPILFLLLADVIRGLRYLLFKTRAVRRESTPDGETKRITRSEFLKTTGLIGGGLLFSGLMAGMVKWAFDFKIHRHQVLLPNLPISFDRLRIIQISDIHLGSWASKQALREAIHRINELEPDLIFFTGDLVNNKTDETAPFEDILGELKAASGIYATLGNHDYGDYVRWPSKAAKQENMQQLYDLYKRLGWELLNNENRIYDNGDGKLAVIGVENWGDFGSFPKHGDLDKAIVGAEDARVKLLLSHDPSHWDKVVTERFRDIDITFAGHTHGFQFGIEIKNIKWSPAQYVYKHWAGMYERFSPESQLQRLYVNRGLGNIGYPGRVGILPEITLMELVKG
- a CDS encoding radical SAM protein, with product MYKYLFGPVPSRRLGISLGVDLVPRKVCTLDCVYCEVGKTTKLTIDRKEYLKMARIKEELTDYFNNNPDPDFITFSGSGEPTLNIHIGEILQFIKENKPAIPVAVLTNATLFYDKNVRDAIVGADVVLPSLDAATDEAFRKINRPHENLSVEKYIDGLVEFRKEFKGKIWLEIFILPGYNDDEPELTGIKNAILKIKPDSIQINTLDRPGTITGLRGATREELQRVVDFWQLPNVEIIAAAKQRTEVQSYRKDAEAAILETIARRPCTVHDLTSILGMHINEVNKYLDVLDADNKIETIEQQRGVFYQLKERQSG
- a CDS encoding CGGC domain-containing protein is translated as MKIGIIICNRYKSCAGGKCFKAVKNREGAFDIYDPAEELEVVGYTSCGGCPGGNIEYAAAEMIKNGAEVIHLATGMVVGYPPCRSVNYFKRFIEEKYKIKVVVGTHPIPQKYYDTHQNLETWRGDMWQELIKPTLTNEELRIQYN
- the eno gene encoding phosphopyruvate hydratase, with the protein product MSTIANIHARQILDSRGNPTVEVEVLTDNGVVGRAAVPSGASTGVHEAVELRDGEKDNYLGKSVLKAVHNVNNIISDELIGEYVLDQVEIDRKMIGLDGTPNKGNLGANAILGVSLACAKAAAIETGQQLYRYIGGVGANTLPIPMMNIMNGGSHADNSIDFQEFMIMPVNAPTFTEAIRMGAEVFHQLKAVLKKSGYSTNVGDEGGFAPNLKSNEEAVTLILQAIEKAGYRPGEDIYMALDPAASEYFLKDENKYHLKKSTGEKLTPAQMVDFWNDWITRYPIISIEDGMDEDDWDGWHLMNQRMGSKIQLVGDDIFVTSTKRLQEGIDKKTANSILIKVNQIGTLTETIEAVNLAYRNSYTAVVSHRSGETEDTTIADLAVALNTGQIKTGSASRTDRVAKYNQLMRIEEGLGSAAYYPGKDFKYAR
- a CDS encoding DNA-directed RNA polymerase subunit alpha; the protein is MAILAFQKPEKVIMIESDDYRGSFEFRPLEPGFGITIGNTLRRILLSSLEGFAITNVRIEGVEQEFSTIKGVVEDVSEMILNLKQIRFKKLVDDTNAEKVHIVISGQEEFKAGDINKYLSVFQVLNPEIVICTMDPNVKLSLELSINKGRGYVPAEENKDMNALIGTIAMDSIHTPIRNVNFDVEDFRVEQKTDYEKLIIEILTDGSIHPKDALKEAARILIYHFMLFSDEKIALETEEKNVSEEFDENSLHVRQLLKTKLLDLDLSVRALNCLKAADVETLGDLVVFNKNDLLKFRNFGKKSLTELEELVKSKNLEFGMNTSKYKLDKE
- the rpsD gene encoding 30S ribosomal protein S4; this translates as MARYIGPKTRISRKFNEPLFGADKSFEKKKYPPGQHGQTRRRKKESEYGLQLAEKQKAKYTYGILEKQFRNTFTKAAQKRSVTGEVLLQFIETRLDNLVYRFGIAPTRAAARQLIGHKHIVVNNEVVNIPSFAVRPGDIVGIRERSKSLEVISEALSSRTNPYPWLEWDEEKLSGKLLNYPERSDIPENINEQLIVELYSK
- the rpsK gene encoding 30S ribosomal protein S11; the protein is MAKSAKTGKTTKKRVVKVEPYGRAYISASFNNIIVTLTNNVGQVISWSSSGKMGFRGSKKNTPYAAQTAAEDCSKVAFDAGLRKVKVYVKGPGSGRESAIRTLHSAGIEVTEINDVTPLPHNGCRPPKRRRV
- the rpsM gene encoding 30S ribosomal protein S13, encoding MMARIAGVDIPKNKRGVVSLTYIHGIGRSLATEILVRAEVDLDKKVQDWNDDEQNKIRGLISDEYKVEGALRSEVQMNIKRLMDIGTYRGIRHRLGLPLRGQSTKNNARTRKGRKKTVANKKKAPTG
- the ykgO gene encoding type B 50S ribosomal protein L36, translating into MKVRASIKKRTADCKIVRRKGRLYIINKKNPKLKQRQG
- the infA gene encoding translation initiation factor IF-1 produces the protein MAKQPIIEQDGTVVESLGNAMFRVELENGHVITAHISGKMRMHYIKILPGDRVKIAMSPYDLTKGRITFRYK
- the map gene encoding type I methionyl aminopeptidase, translated to MALIKTEEEIELIRISSLLVGKTLAEVALHVRAGVTTRELDAVAETFIRDHGAVPGFKGYGGFPATLCTSVNDEVVHGIPGDYALRDGDIISVDCGAVLNGFHGDSAYTFMVGEVSEEIQLLLQRTRESLYLGIEAAVAGNRVGDIGYAIQTYVEGFGYGVVRDLVGHGLGRNLHEPPEVPNFGRRGKGKELREGMVIAIEPMINLGGKKVFQQRDGWTIRTHDGTPSAHFEHDVVVRRGKAEILSTFDYIEQALKTKN